The window CGGCGACCCAGGCCCGCCGGCCTCCGCGGCGACGGACTCCAGCTCCTCGACGATGCGGGCCAGCCCGAACGTCGGCAGCAGGTCGCCGGTCAGCACCCGTGGGAAATCGCGCTGCAGGAACCGGGACGCGGCGGGCCCGGCGTCCAGCAACCGCAGCAGGTGCCCGGGCGCGATACCGGCGGCGGCCGCCAGCAGAGCCGCCTCCGCCGACAGCGCCGCCTGTCCGAACCACAGCAGGTTCACCAGATGTTTGACCAGGCAACCGGTCCCGGACGGGCCCACGTGGTGAACGGTGGACGCGACGCTCGCCAGGACCGGGTGCCACCGCTGCAGCACGGCGGCATCGCCTCCGACGTACAGGGTCAGGTCGCCGGTGGCCGCGTCGGCCGGGCCGCCGCCCATGGGCGCATCGAGCGTCGCCGTCCCTCGTCGGGTCGCCGCGGCGGCGAGCGTCCGCGCCGCCGAGGGTGCGGTACTGGTGAGGTCGATCCACGTGCTGCCCGGCCGCATCGCGGTCATCGCGTCGCCGTCCGGCGTCATCGCCTCCACCAGCTCGCGTGATCCGGGCAGCACGGTCAGGATCAGCCTCGACGCCGAGACCGCTTCGGCGACGGTGGCCGCGGCCCGCACGCCGGGCCGGACCGCGGCGTCACACCGCTGCGGGTCGACGTCGAAGACGATCACCCGGTGACCCGCGTCGGCCAGTCGTCCGCTGACCGGAAGACCCATCCGACCGACCCCGAGGACGGCGATGGATTCGGTCCCGGCGTCCATCAGCGCAGCGTACGGCGCCGGCGACGGCCCGGATCCGGCGCCGTCCGCCCGGGGCCCTCCCGGTCGCCGCCGGCACGGACCGGGCGACGCACCGTCGCCGGCGTCGGCGGCATGGTGATGAGCCCGTTCGGCCGCTGGTGGCGGGCCCGGCGGGCCGTTTATGCTGTACGCGCTGGGTTCACAGCCGGTCCGGGTCCGTGTCCACCCGCCCTCCGGGGTGGTGGCTCGCCGTGCGATGCGTCGCCGCCGCCCGGGATCACTCCCGCTGTCCGGCCGTCAGGACCGTCGTCATGACCCCTCGTCCCCGTGCATCCGTGTCGTCCCCTCGGGACCTTCGCGGGCGCAGCACCTTCCGCCCGCAGGTTCGTCGGATCCGGTCGGGCGGTGGTGGGTGATGCCCACCGGTCAGGCGGTCTGGCCCGCCGATCTGATCGAGCGTCGGCGTCGGGTACTGCAGCTGGAACGGCAGCTCCGCTGCGCCGTCGCCGCCCGATCGGTGACCGAACGCGCCGGGGTCGACGCACTCCGCGCAGCCCTGGCCCAGTGTCCGTGTGCGCACTGGGATGTCGAGATCACCGACGACCGGGACGGCTCCTGGTCCTGCGTCGTGTGTCTCGCGGTCATCACCCCGATGTGGGTGGCGACCAGCGAGCAGGAGCAGTCGCTGCGGCACGCCGCCCGTCAGTGCTCGGCGCGCCACCAGGACATCTGATCCGGGCAGGCACCCCGGCCGGACGACACCCGCGCCGCCGCCGCTCCACGGCGCCCGGTACGCCCGGCCCCGGTGCCGCCCGGACCCCACCACGACCTCCGGAAAGGCCTCCGATGACCGCGATCCCGCGTTTCCTGTCGTCCCTGCAACACCTGCGGTCGGTGGTCGACGACGGGCCGTGGTCGATGACGACCCGGGCGGCGATCGCCGTCGTCGAGGCCTTCGCCGGCGTGGACGGTGCGGTGATCTGCCTCGCCGACGACCTCGGGATGCGGACACCGGTCGGGGTCAGCGACGGTGAGGCTCTCCTGGCGGAACAACTGGAGTACACCGTGGGGGCCGGTCCGGGCCTGGATGCGTGCCGCCGCCGGCGGCAGGTGGTCGCCGGAGCGGACCTGGCCCGCCGCTGGCCGGTGTTCCACGACGCGTTGCGGTGCGGGACCGGGTACCGCGCGGTCCGGGCGCTGCCGCTGGGCGGCGGGATCGGCACGCCGCCCCGGGGGGTGCTGTTGCTGTGGTACCGGACCGCCGCCGCTGCCGACCGGGGTGCCCGGTCCCCGCACCAGGACCTGACCCGGCTCGCGTCGTTGATCGGGGAACTGCTGACGGTGACCGCTGCGCTCCCCCGCATCCCGGCCCGCGGAGCCGGTCCCGCCGAGCGGCGGTCCGCGGTGGCCCAGGCGGTGGGCATGGTGATGGCCGCCCACCACCTGGCGATGCCCGACGCACTGGCCGTCCTCCGCGGATACGCCTACGCCCGTTCCGCTCTCGTCGACGACACCGCCGTCGACGTGGTCCACCGGCGGGTGCCGCTGCAGCTGCTGGCCTGAACGGCCGTTGCGCCTGCCGCGCACCTCCACGCGCCGATCGGCGGTCGCCTCCGGGTGCGGTGACCGCGCCCGGCCGGCGGCCCCGCGGCCGCGGCCCGCCGGAACGGCGTCCGGCGGCGGGCGTCACCGCCCCGACAACGGATCCCTGCCGATGAAGGCCAGCAGCCGGGTCTGCACGTCGGCCGTGTCCGGCACCGGGACCCGCGGTCCGTACTGTCCCGATGACCGCAGCAACTCCTCGATCGGGGTCATGCCGGCGAGCAGCACGGCGCAGGTGTCCTCGTCGAGGCGCTCGTCCTGCCCGGTGGCCCGGGCCAGGTCCCAGGTGTGCAGGAAGACGTCGGTGGTGTAGAACCGGTCGACCGCCTCGGGAAGCGGCATCTCCCCCACCATCGGATGACGGAAGACCACCGCGGCCGCGTCGGTGTCGAGGATCCGCTGCACCGCGTCGGCGTGGACCTGCCAGGCCCGGACCGGATCCTGCGCCACCGACGGACCCCGGTCCAGTTCGAGGCCGGTCCCGGTGGACAGGAAGCCCGGGAACCAGCCCACCAGATGGCCGACGACGTCCCGGGCCCGCCATCCGGGCACCGGGGCCGGGGTGTCCCAGTCGACGGCTCCCCGCACGCGGTCGGTGAAACCGGCGGCGACCACCCGATGGCGCTCGGCCGGCTCGGCAGGGAGGCTCATGCCCCGACTCCCGCGGTGCCGGAAGCGGTCCCGTCGCCGGCGAGCAGCCGGTCGAGCGAGGCGTAACCCTGCTCGACGCCGGTCTCCATGCCGCTGCGGAGCCATCCGTCGCGCGCCTCGAAGCTGTCGCAGACTGACTGCACGTGCAGCCGCGTGCGGCCGTCGCCCAGGTCCTCGAAGGTCAACGTCTCCAGGGACACACCGTCGGGGTCGCCCTCCCAGGTGAAGGTCTGCACGATGCGGTCCGGTCGCACCTCGTGGAAGCAGCCGTGGAACCCGAACTCCCGGCCGTCCCGGACCGAGACGTAGCGCCAGCTGCCGCCGGTACGGGCGTCCCAGTGGTCCACGGTGGTGTCCATCCCGTCCGGTCCGATCCAGCGTGCGAAGAGCTCCGCGTCGGTGTGCGCGCGGAACAGCTGATCGGGTCGGGCCGCGAAGACCCGGGTGATACGGATCAGCGGAACCTGCGGATCGGCCTGGATCTGGGTGGTCGTCGTGCTCATGCTGTCTCCTCCCGGACCGGGCCGCGCCCGGTCTGTTCGTGGTCCATCTCGGCGAGGACGGTGTCCAGCCGGCGGAAGCGGCTCTCGGCCCGCCGGCGGTAGCGCTCGATCCAGGCGGTCATCAGGTCGAGGACCTCCGCCTCCAGATGCACCGGACTGCGGTGCCCGTCGGCCCGGCTGACCAGACCGGCCTGTGACAACACCTTCAGGTGTTTGGAGATGGCCTGGACGCTGATCCGGTGCGGTGCCGCCAGCTCTCCCACGGTGGCGTCACCGTCGGTCAACCGGGCCAGCAGCTCCCGCCGGGTCGGGTCGGCCAGCGCCGCGAACACCTGGGACAGCTCGTCCGTCACGACACCCTCTTTCTCAACCTTGTGGTTGACGAAGGTAGACCCCGGCGCATCGCTTTGTCAACGCATCGGTTGACATTGCGGCGCGGCGCTCCGGCCGGCGGGGCACGGTCGGGGCGGTCGTCCGAGTGCTGGCGCTCAGGTGATGGCGTGCCGCCGTCGCCGCAGGTCGCCGATGAACTCCTCGGCCGCGGCGAGCTGGGACACCAGCTTGTCGCGGCGCTGCTCGGCGGCTTCCTGGAACCGCGCCAGATCGGCGGTGAGCGCGTCGATCTCGGCCGCGGAGAGCGCGTCCCGACGGCCGAGCCGGTCGGTGACCTCCAACAGCTCGCGCATCTCCTCCAACGTGAAGCCCAGTGGCTTCATCCGGCGGATCGCCAGCAGCCGGTCGACGTCGGCACCGGTGTAGAGGCGGAACCCGCCCTGGCTCCGCGCGGACGGCACCACCAGACCCGTCTGGTCGTAGTGCCGCAGCGTGTTCAGCGACAGCTGGGTCCGCTCGGCGACCTCACCGATCTGCATCTGGGCCTCCGTCACGTCCCCGCCTTCCCCGACACGCCTGCAGACCGGCTGGGAGCACCGGACCGGCGGTCGACCCGCCGGCATCGGACGCCTGCCGGAGCGCTGTCCGACGGGCAACTCTACCCTCACCCCAGGGTAGGGTGTTCGGTGATGGTCACGAGCGAAGAAGTGCGCGGTACCGCGCTGCAGATCGACGGGGTGCCGCCGCTGCCGGTTCCCCGCGTCCCGGGGATCGACTCGGCACGGTCGGTCCCACCGGCGGGAACCGGTACCCGTCCCGCCGGGTTGCGGCACGGGGCGGGGCGATGACGGGCACCGACTCCGGGAGCGGCCCGACAGAGGTGCGGACCGAGGCCGCCCGCCGGCGGACGTTCGCGGTGATCTCGCATCCCGACGCCGGCAAGTCCACCCTCACGGAGGCGCTCGCACTGCACGCCAACGTCATCGGCGAAGCCGGCGCCGTTCACGGCAAGGCGGGACGCCGGGGCGTCGTGTCGGACTGGATGGAGATGGAACGGGCGCGCGGCATCTCCATCACCTCCGCCGCCCTGCAGTTCAGCTACCGGGACCGCGTGGTCAACCTGCTCGACACTCCCGGTCACGCCGACTTCTCCGAGGACACCTACCGCGTGCTCGCCGCGGTGGACAGTGCCGTGATGCTGGTCGACGCGGCGAAGGGGCTGGAACCGCAGACCCGCAAGCTCGCCGAGGTCTGCCGACTCCGCGGCGTGCCCACCATCACCCTGATCAACAAGTGGGACCGGCCGGGGCGGGAGCCGCTCGACCTGATCGACGAGCTGACCTCCGAACTGGGGCTGCACCCGATGCCGCTGAACTGGCCCGTCGGGGTGGCCGGCGATTTCCGCGGACTGCTGGACCGCTCGACCGGAGCGTTCGTCAAACTGACCCGTACCCCCGGCGGCGCCTCGGTGGCCGAACAGCGGACGCTGGACGGCGCGGCGGCCGCCGCCGACGCGGGCGACGCCTGGTCGGTGGCCACCGACGAACACGACCTGCTGACGGCCAGTGGCATGGACTTCGACGCCGCCGCCTACCGTGCCGGCACCGCCAGTCCGGTGCTCTTCGGGGCGGCGGTGATCAACTTCGGCGTCCGGCAGCTGCTGGACACCCTGATCGATCTCGCCCCGGCTCCGGCGCCCCGCCCGGACGCCGCCGGCACCGCCCGTGCGGTCACCGAGCCGTTCTCCGGTTTCGTGTTCAAGATCCAGGCCGGCATGGACGCCCACCATCGCGACCGCGTCGCGTTCGTGCGGGTGTGCTCGGGGCGCTTCGAGCGCGGCATGGTCGTGGTCAACTCCGCCACCGGACGCCCGTTCGCCACCAAGTACGCCCAGACCATGTTCGGCCGGGAGCGCACCACCGTGGACACCGCGTACCCGGGCGACGTCGTGGGGTTGGTCAACGCCACCGCGCTGGGTGTGGGTGACACCCTGTACGCCGACCACAAGGTCACGTTCCCGGCCATGCCGCTCTTCGCGCCCGAGCACTTCGCCGTCGCCCGGGCCACCGACAGCAGCCGTTCCAAGCAGTTCCGCCGCGGCATCGACCAGCTCGCGCAGGAAGGCGCCGTGCAGGTCCTGCGCTCCGACCTCCGGGGCGATCAGGCGCCGGTCCTGGCGGCCGTGGGGCCGATGCAGTTCGACGTCGCGGCGCACCGGATGGCCCACGAGTTCAGCTCCCCCGTCACGCTGGACCACCTGCCGTACACCGTGGTGCGGGGGATCGAGCGCAGCAGCGAGGGTTTCGTCACCAGCGCCCACGGGGCCGAGGTGCTGGAACGCTCCGACGGCGCACGGCTCGCCCTGTTCACCGACCGGTTCCGGATGAACGCCATCAGACAGAAGCACCCCCAGCTCGAGCTGCACCCGCTCCCGGGGGACCATCCGGACGCCACCCGGCCGCCGGGTCGCTGACCGACGCGCGGTCGCCCCGCGGTCGCGCTCCGCAGGGCGGCGTCGCGGCTACCCCCGGTAGGCCGCCGCATCTGCGCCGCCTCCGCATTCCCTTCCCTCGTCGGCCGTCCGCCGCGCCCGCGGGGTCATCATCAGAACGGATCCGCCGTGTCCCGTCCCGCTACCGTATCCACCGCCTCCACCCGGTCGGTGCGGCGCCCGACCCGGCCGTCCTGGCTGACGCCACGGGTGCTGCGGACCGAGGTGCTCGCCGGCCTCGTCGTGGCGTTGGCCCTGATCCCCGAGGCGATCTCGTTCTCGATCATCGCCGGCGTGGACCCCCGGGTGGGACTGTTCGCGTCGTTCACGATGGCCGTCTCGATCTCCGTCCTGGGTGGCCGGCCGGCCATGATCTCGGCGGCGACCGGGGCCGTCGCACTGGTCGTGGCACCGCTGGTCCACCAGTACGGACTCCCGTACCTCATCGCCGCGGTCATCCTCGCGGGCGTCCTGCAGATCGTGCTGGGGCTGCTCGGGGTGGCGCGGCTGATGCGGTTCATCCCGCGCAGCGTGATGGTGGGTTTCGTCAACGCGCTGGCCATCCTGATCTTCCTCGCCCAGCTCCCGCAGCTCACGCACGTCCCGTGGCCGGTGTACCCGATGGTCGCCGGCGGCCTGGCGATGATCTACGGTCTCCCCCGCATCGTGAAAGCCGTTCCGGCGCCGCTGATCTCGATCGTCGTGCTGACCGTGCTGGCCGTCACCGTCCGGATCGACGTGCCCACCGTCGCCGACCAGGGCGAGCTGCCCGACAGCCTGCCGTCGTTCCTGCTCCCCGACGTGCCGTTCACCCTCGAGACGCTGCGGATCATCGCCCCGTTCGCCGTCGGGGTGGCCCTCGTCGGGCTGCTCGAGTCACTCATGACGGCCAAGCTCGTCGACGACCTCACCGACACCCGCTCGGACAAGACCCGCGAGTCGTGGGGTCAGGGCGCGGCCAACATCATCACCGGGCTCTTCGGCGGGATGGGTGGCTGCGCGATGATCGGACAGACCATGATCAACGTGAGATCCGGGGCCCGCACCCGGCTCTCCACGTTCCTGGCCGGGTTCCTGCTGCTCATCCTCGTCGTCGTGCTCGGTGACACCGTCGGGAGGATCCCGATGGCCGCCCTGGTCGCCGTGATGATCATGGTGTCGATCTCCACCTTTGACTGGCACTCGGTGGCGCCCACGACGTTGCGCCGCATGCCCCGGAGCGAGACCGCGGTGATGATCGTGACCGTCGTCGTCACCGTGTCCACCGACAACCTGTCGTACGGCGTCATCGCCGGCGTGCTGGTCGCGCTCGCGCTGTTCGCCCGTCGCGTCGCCCACCTGGTCGACCTGTCCAGCGAGCTCAGCGCCGACGGCGGCACCCGCACCTACACGGTGACCGGCGAGCTGTTCTTCGCCTCCTCCAACGACCTGTACTCCCGGTTCGACTACGACGACCCGGCGCCCCGGGTCGTCATCGACCTCACGCGCGCGCACCTGTGGGACGCCTCCACCACCGCGACGCTCGACGCCGTCACCACCAAGTTCGGCCGCCACGGCCGGACCGTCGAGATCGTCGGCATGGACGCCCACAGCGCCACCCGGCACGAGCGGCTCTCCGGGCACCTCGGCGGCGGCCACTGAGCCGATGAACGGACCGTCCGGCCGCGTCCGCCGTCACCCGTGCACCCACGAACGGCGGTCCGGTCCCGCTGCGATCACCGGACCCGGTTCGAACCGGTCGTCCGGCCGATGAGTCGCATCCGGTGAACGTGGGCATTCACCAGTGCGGGTGAACACGATGCGCCGCAGTGACCGGTGGACCGTGTGATGTGGACGCCGTGACCTCGTAGCCGGGGTGGCCCCGCCGCTCCCGTGAGTGCGGACCTGCCGCCTCCCACGATCCGAGAGACGGCCCTGATGCCCCCTTCCGAAGCGACCTGGTTCGCGCCGTTCACCAGCGCGGTCGTCGAGGCCGATGACCACCACGACTCCGCTGCCGACGTGCTGCGGGCGGCGGTGGCCGCACTTCCCGGCGTGGACGGCGCCGCGCTGTGCACCGTCCGCGCCGGCAAGCCCGTCACGCTCGCGGTGTACGGGGACAACGCCGACAACTTCACCTCCGTGCAACGGCGCAGCGGCCAGGGCCCGACCGTGTCGGCCCTGCGGGAGCGGGTCGCCGTCGGGTCGACCGACCTCGCCACCGACGTCCGGTGGCCGAAGCTGCATCAGGTGACGGCGCTGCTCCACATCCGCTCGGTGCTCTGCCGACCACTGGGCCACGCCCATCCCCGGGCGACGACCCTCAGTCTCTTCGCCGCCGCGCCCGGCGCGCTCGACGATCTCGACGCCGACCTCCTAGGCGTGGTGGTGGCCACCACCGACCTCACCCTGGCGGGGTTGGCCCAGCATGCACGGGTGCGACACCTGGAACGGGCGCTGGAGTCCAACGAGCGGATCGGCGTCGCCGTGGGCATCCTGATGAAGCTCAACGGCTACACCGAGTCGGATGCCATGAGTGCTCTGTCCGCGGCCAGCCAGGCCGAGAACCGCAAGCTCAAGGACATCGCCGCCGATGTCGTCCTGACCGGAGCGGCTCCGCGCCCACCGTCGGCGCCCGCGCACCGCCCCGACGTCCCCGGCACCGGCGCCTTCGCGGCATCCCACCGCAGCGGCGGCGGACCGCGACTCCCGGCATCAGGACATGAGGCACACGCGATGCCCGCAGCGCACCATCTGTCGTCCGCACCGGGTGCGTCGGCCCGCTGAGCCGGCAACGCCTCGCCCTGATGCAGCGGCGTCGATCGCGACACGGGGTGTCCGCCCGACCCGATCCGGGGTTCGCCCGCCGTGTCCATCGCCGCACCGCCCGCTGACGACGGCCCGCGTCAGTTCTTCCCCAGCCGCTCCAGGTGGTCGGTCAGCACCTCGAGCGATTCGGCGAAGATGTCCGCCGACCGGTCGATCGACAGCAGCGGCTGGAGATGGTTCAGCCGCGGGTACTCCTCGACCGCCGCGGGCGACGTCGGCTGGTCGAGATCGGTGTCCTCGGTCGGGCTGATGTCGACCCCCTTGTTGGACACCTCCAGAAGGAGGTTGCCCAGCAGGAAGCTGGAGAAGATCTGGTACGCGGCGACGGAGGCGGTGTCGGAGAAGCCGCACCGGTGCAGCGTCTGCAGGAACGACTCCATCCAGCGCAGGCTCCGCAACGGCGGCCGCACCCACGGCGCGGCCGGCGGCCGGGTGCAGACCAGCGGGAAGACCTCCGGGTGGGCCAGCGCGATCCGACGCACCCCGTGGGCGAGGCGGTACAGGTACTCCTGCCACTCGGTGGCGTTCATGTGCACCTCGGGATCGGCGTACAGCTCGTCGATCACCGCCTCGACCACCGCGTCCAGCAGCGCTTCGCGGCCCGCGATGTGGTGGTAGATCGCCATCGCCTCGACGCCCAGGTAGTCGCCCAGCCGTCGCATGGTCAGCGCCTTGAGGCCCTCCTCGTCGATGAGGGACACGGCACCCCCGACGATCCGGCGGCGGTCCAGGCTCTGCCGACCGGTACCCGGCCCCGCGGTGGGTATCGACGGTGTGGCAGCGGGGTGCGGTGTCGACGGTGTCGACCGGCTCGACGATCCGGCGTCCATGTGCCCACCTTCCGCGCTGGTCGATGCCCGCTCCCGCAGCCGGTGGCGCAGGTGTCCTGCCACCGTGTCTACCACCTGACCGGGACGTGCCCCCGCCCGACCACCGGTTGCCGGTCACCGCGACGGCACGGTGGGCACCGTGCCCGGCGGCTCCACACGCCGGGCCGGGTGCACCGGACACCGGCCCCGGTGGCGCCCGCTGCCGCACGTCCGCCTTAGCGCGTAAAGCCGATGTTTACGGCGGCGACTTACGAGGTAAAGCCAGAGGTGCTCGTGTCCGTCGCCCCACATTTCCCGGATCTCGGAGAATTATCATCGTGAAAGATTCACTCCTGGCCGGTCTGACCGCCGTGGTCACCTTCGTCCCGAAACTGCTCGCCTTCCTCGCGATCCTGGTCGTCGGCCTGCTGATCGTGAAGGCGATCGCCAAGGGTGTCGAAAAGGTGCTCGAGCGCGTGGGTTTCGATCGCGCCGTCGAGCGCGGTGGTATCAAGAAGGCCCTGGAGAGCAGTAAGTTCGACGCCAGCGACATCGTCGCCAAGATCGTCTACTACGCTCTCGCCCTGTTCGTGCTGCAGCTGGCCTTCGGAGTTTTCGGACCGAATCCGATCAGCGATCTGATCACCCGGATCATCGCCTTCCTGCCCGCCCTCGTGGTGGCCATCATCATCGTCGTCGTGGCCGCCGCGATCGCCGCCGCCGTGAAGACCCTCATCCAGGGCACCCTCGGGGGCCTGTCCTACGGGAAGACCCTGGCCAACGTGGCCAGCGTCTTCATCCTCTTCCTCGGCGTCGTGGCCGCGCTGAACCAGATCGGCGTGGCCACCACCGTCACCACCCCGGTGCTCATCGCCATCCTGGCCACCGTCGCCGGTGTCATCGTCGTCGGTGCCGGCGGCGGACTCATCAAGCCGATGCAGGCCCGGTGGGAGTCCTACCTGTCCACGGCCGAGCAGGAGGCTCCCAAGATCCGCAAGCACGCGGCGTCCGCGCCGAGCGCCAAGGACATCGCCGCGCGTGCCGCCGCCACGGCGCGGACCCAGGTCCGCACCCCCTCGGCGGCCGCCGACGGTTCCCACCCGTCGCGCTGACAGCGGGCCGGTCGGGTGCCTCCGGGCGTCCGACCTCCCGCCTGCACCACCACCGACCATCTGGCTCCACCAGAGCGGGCCGCCCGGCCCGCCGCACCATCACCGGAAGGAACGCACCATGATCCCCGCAGACCAGGCAGCCACCATCATGTCGCAGGGCGAGGTCGCCAGCACCAGCGGCGACACCATCGGAAAGGTCGGTCAGGTCTACGTCGACAACGCCGACGGCCACCTCACCTGGGTCACCGTCAAGACCGGCTGGTTCGGCGCCAACGAGTCCTTCGTGCCGCTGGACAACGCCACCCTGAACGGCTCCACCGTCACCGTGCCCTACGACAAGGACAAGGTGAAGAACGCTCCCCACCACGCGGTCGACGCCGAACTCTCCGTCGACGAGGAGAACGAGCTCTACTCCTACTACGGCATCGGTACCGCCGGTCAGACCGCCACCACCACCACGACGGACACCACCGATCGCACGGCGGCCGACGTCACGCCGGAGCCGCGGACGACCCGCGACGACGACGGCTACATCACCCGCTCCGAGGAGCAGCTGCACGTCGGCACCCGCCGCGTCGAGGCCGGCCGCGCCCGCCTGAAGAAGTACGTCGTCACCGAGCAGCAGACCGTCACCGTCCCGGTGTCCCACGAAGAGGTCACCCTGGTGCGCGAGCCCGTCGCGGCCGGCGACATCCGGGACGCCGTCATCGGTGAGGACGCCATCGAGGTCACCCTCACCGAGGACCGGGTCGTCGTCGACAAGGAGGCCGTCGCGGTCGAGCGCGTCTCCCTGGGCACCGAGGTCGTCACCGAGCAGCAGCAGGTCACCGAGACCGTCCGCAAGGAGCAGGTGGAGCTCGACACCACCGGCGTCGACACCACCACCGGTCACATCACCACCGGCGCCAACGGCCGTAACGACGACGACGCGAGCCTCGGCGACAAGGCCAAGGGCCTCGTCGACAAGGCCAAGGACGCCCTGAAGTAGCGGCACCCGGGTGGGTGTCCGACCGCGATCACCGCGTCCGGTCGGACACCCGCCCCGCGGCCCGACGTGCGCCGGACGATTCCGGCGCACCACCCGGGGCCGCACACCTGCCGGTCCCCACCGCAGGCGCGCCATCCCCGAGACGCCGGCACCCCGCCGGCACCGACACCACGAAGGATCACCATGACCTCCCCCCACGACGCCGGGTCCACCCCGGCCGGTTCCGCCTCCGCTCCCGGCTCGCTCTCCGGTGACGCCGACCACGACTCCACCGGCGCGCGCCCCTATCAGCAGGTGGCCGCCGACCTGGGCGTGGACCGCCACACCGTGCAGGCGCGGGAGGAGGAGCGCTTCGGCGGGATGAAGTTCGGATCGGCGTTCTTCGGCTGGCTGGCCGCCGCCGGCGTCGCCGCGATCCTGATGTCCCTGCTCGCCGCCACCGGTGTGGCACTCAGCCTGGCCAGCGACACCACCACCGACGACATCACCCAGC is drawn from Nakamurella deserti and contains these coding sequences:
- a CDS encoding mechanosensitive ion channel family protein — translated: MKDSLLAGLTAVVTFVPKLLAFLAILVVGLLIVKAIAKGVEKVLERVGFDRAVERGGIKKALESSKFDASDIVAKIVYYALALFVLQLAFGVFGPNPISDLITRIIAFLPALVVAIIIVVVAAAIAAAVKTLIQGTLGGLSYGKTLANVASVFILFLGVVAALNQIGVATTVTTPVLIAILATVAGVIVVGAGGGLIKPMQARWESYLSTAEQEAPKIRKHAASAPSAKDIAARAAATARTQVRTPSAAADGSHPSR
- a CDS encoding DUF2382 domain-containing protein, giving the protein MIPADQAATIMSQGEVASTSGDTIGKVGQVYVDNADGHLTWVTVKTGWFGANESFVPLDNATLNGSTVTVPYDKDKVKNAPHHAVDAELSVDEENELYSYYGIGTAGQTATTTTTDTTDRTAADVTPEPRTTRDDDGYITRSEEQLHVGTRRVEAGRARLKKYVVTEQQTVTVPVSHEEVTLVREPVAAGDIRDAVIGEDAIEVTLTEDRVVVDKEAVAVERVSLGTEVVTEQQQVTETVRKEQVELDTTGVDTTTGHITTGANGRNDDDASLGDKAKGLVDKAKDALK